ACTCATTTATTCTATTCTGATTCTGTTTACCGGGATTGCCTGTCAAACGACAGGACAAACCACAAGTTCAGAGAGTTCACCGTCATCTTCTCAAGCTATCCCTGCCAATGCGGAAGTGGACGAAGGGCTTTTTAATGTTTATCAATCCGGTGATAAAATCTATTATGCAATTCCTGAAGAGATGTTGGGACGAGATATGGCCATTATGAGCCGGATTGCAAAAACAGCGGAAGGCCTGGGTTGGGGCGGTGATCGACTGGCCGGTCAGCAAGTTGTGCAATGGGACAGAAGAGGGGATAAGATCCTTCTCCGCGGTGTATCCTACAGCAATACAGCTGATGAGAATCAACCCATTTACGAAGCGGTTCAGAATTCCAATTTCCCGCCAATCATCGAATCATTCGACATTCTGGAAACAAGAAACGGTTCGGTGGTGATCGATGTAAGTGATCTCTACCTGGAAGATTCCCGCATATTTGGCCTGCAAAACCGGCACCGCCAACAGTATACAGTTCGCGGACTGGACCGTGATCGATCGTTTATGGAGTTTGTAAAGAGTTTTCCGGAGAACATTGAGGTTCGAACCGTACTGACATACAATGCAGAAAATCCCCCATCACAGCAGAGAACGGGTTCGATCTCAATTGAAGTGAACCACAGTATGATTTTGCTACCTGAAGAACCAATGCGTCCTCGATTGTATGATGAACGTGTAGCAATGATCAGTATCTCACAAACCGATTACGGTGATGATGCTCAATTCAGCAAGACCAAGCGATTTGTTACCCGCTTTCGGCTCGAGCCGGTAGATGAGGATGCGTATTTGAGAGGGGAGTTGGTGGAGCCGAAAGACCCGATTGTGTTTTATATCGATCCGGCCACACCTGAGCAATGGCGCCCGTATTTTAAAGAAGGAATTGAGGAATGGAATGTTGCTTTTGAAGAGGCCGGATTTAAAAATGCGATACGCGCCGAGATGGCACCGGTTGATGACCCCGATTTCAGTATGCTGGATGCACGCTATTCTGTGATCCGATATGTCTCGAGCCCGGTGCACTCGGCCAATGCAGGTCCGGATGTGATCGATCCCCGTTCAGGTGAGACGATTCGTGCTCATATGAATATGTATCATAATGTTCAAAAAAGGCTACACTGGTGGTCACTTAGCCAGACCGGCCCTCGGAACCCGGAAGTTCAGCAGCCTCACCTCTCCACGGAGGAAATGGGCCAATATTTGCAGTATGTAGTATCTCATGAGTTGGCGCACGCGCTGGGCTATCCACATAATCAGCGTGGGAATACAGCTTACTCAATTGAAGATTTACGTGACCCGGAGTTTACGAATGAGAAAGGTAATTCATCCTCAGTGGTTGGGCGGACCCGATTTAATTATGTAGCTCAGCCGGAAGACGGGGATGTTCGTGTTCACAGAAGTGTAGGTGAGTATGATGTATGGGCAATAAAATGGGCCTATTCCTATCTTCCTCAATTTGACACACCTGAGGATGAGAAAGAACTCCTGAACGAGTGGGTTCTTGAAAGAGCTGATGATCCCGCCATGCAGTTCGGATATGGCTATGGAGATTTTGACCCAACTCAGACCACAGAGTCGATTGGTGACGACTGGGTTCGAGCCAGTGAATTGGGAATGCGAAATCTTCATCGGGTTATACCAAACCTGCTCGACTGGATGGGCGAAGAGGGAGAGACCTATGATGAGGTTCGCATGCGCTACATGCAGATGTTTGTGCACTGGGGCAGAATGACCGAGCGTGTAATTGCAGCCATTGGCGGATCGCGTGAGGAGCATAAACGATTTGGGCAGGAGGGACCGGTTTACTCCGATATTCCTAAAGAGGATCAAAAACGGTCGATGGAGTTTCTGGATGAACATTTGTTTGCAACACCGGAGTGGCTCCTTGATCAGGAACTGCTCAGAACATTTGAATATGTTGGCACGGTAGAACGAATTCGCTGGTACCAGGTGACCGGTCTCAACGCACTTCTATCACCACACCGTATGGAGCGTCTGGTAGAGCAGCATGCCATGAACGGGGATGACGCCTATGGCCCTGCTGAGATGCTGGATGATCTGCGTCAAAGCATCTGGAAAGAACTGGATGGCAGTGATCCGGTAGACACTTACCGGCGCAATCTCCAGCGCGCATATTTGGATAGAATGGAGTACTTGTTGAAGGAAGCTTCAGCCGAAGCGGGTAACCCTCCGGCAGATTATCGACCGGATGTTGGCATGGAAAACCTTAGGACCGATTTTCATATTCAGCAGTCGGATATTCGTCCATTGGTGATGGAGCAATTGAACGAATTGAAATCAGATGTTGAACGCAACTTGAACAGTACTTCTGACCGCTATACGCGAACTCACTTCGAGTATGTGGTGAAGCGGATTGATGAGATGATTTGATTGATTAGTCGGTTGAATAAATAAAAAAACCTGTCAGGTCTCGAAGACCTGACAGGTTTGAAATTAATTAAGCTAAATAAAAATAGACGCTGACAGGAGGCCTGTTCAGACCACGCTGTCAGGTCAAGTTTAAGATCTACTCATCACCCATATATGGATAGGTCCAGTCGAGCGGAGCCTGGTAGGTCTCTTTCATGGATCTCATGGAGAGCCACTTGTAGAGGTTCACCATACTTCCCGCTTTGTCGTTGGTACCTGACCGTCGGGCACCGCCAAATGGCTGCTGATTAACAACCGCGGCTGTCGGTTTATCGTTGATATAGAAGTTACCGGCTGCTTGACGCAACTTGTCGGCCATGATATTTAATGCGTAACGATCTTTCGCCCATATGGCACCGGTGAGTGCGTAAGGAGATGTGCTATTACACAGATCCAGTGTCTCCTCAAATTTGTCGTCTTCATAGACGTAGATTGTCAGAACCGGGCCGAAGATCTCTTCCTGCATGGTTTTAAACTTCGGGTTGGTTGTGAGGATCACTGTAGGCTGGATGAAGTAGCCTTTGCTGTCGTCATACTCACCGCCGGCAATGATCTCTGCATCATCGGCCTCTTTCGCATAGTCGATATATCCGGAGATTTTATCAAACGCTTTGCGGCTGATGACGGCTCCCATAAAGTTGGAGAAATCTTCCACGTCGCCCACTTTTATCTTCTTCACTTCAGCAAGAAGTTTCTCTCTGTACTCCGGCCAAAATGATTGCGGAACATACATTCGGGAAGCTGCCGAGCACTTCTGTCCCTGGTACTCAAATGCACCACGAATGGCTGCAATAACCAACCGGTCGACATCTGCTGTTTTATGAGCAAAAATGAAATCTTTACCGCCTGTTTCACCAACAATTCTCGGATAGGTTTTGTACTTATCTACATTGTTACCGATGGTTTTCCAAAGGTGATTGAACGTCGGTTCTGATCCGGTAAAGTGAAGTCCGGACAGATTTTCGTTTGCCAAGACAGGTTCACCCACATCAGCACCTTCTCCGGGAAGGAACTGGATTACACCGTCGGGCAGACCCGCTTCCTGAAGAACTTTCATCACGTAATAGCTGGAGTAAACAGACTCGACAGATGGCTTCCAGATTGCAACATTACCACACATTGCCGGAGCAGATGGTAGATTACCTGCAATTGCCGTGAAGTTGAATGGAGACACCGCAAAAATAAACCCTTCCAGCGGACGATACTCAACTCTGTTCCACATCCCGTCCGGTGAGTAAGGCTGGTCTTTATAAATTTTAGTCAGATACCAGGCATTGAATCGAAGAAAATCAGCCAGTTCGCCTACAGCTTCAATTTCTGATTGCTGTGGTGTTTTAGACTGCGCCAGCATGGTAGTCGCGTTCATGGTAAAACGCTCCGGGCCTGTAATGATATCAGCGGCTCGCTGGAAAATCGCTACACGTTCCTGCCACGGCATATTGGCCCACTCTTTTTGAGCCTCAAGTGCACCGTCAACGGCCATTTTCACCTCTTTCTCACCACAAAGATGAACGGTTCCAAGTTTATGCGAGTGATTATGAGGCATCGTAACATCTTGTGTGCGGTCTGTTTTTACCTCTTTCCCGTTGATAATAGCCGGGATCTCTATCTCTTCTTGTTTCAGTTCTTTAAGTCGTTCTTTGAGTACTTTTCTTTCAGCTGAACCCGGAGCGTACTGCAGATACGGCTCGTTGATCGGTTCCTGAAAGTTGAAATATGCGTTAGACATGGAGATATGTTTTTTTGATTTACGTGCTATGGTTTGTTCTGCCCTAAATATAGGAACTCTATAGCGGAGTTCCCGCATGGTTCACTGAATTTTAAAGGAGAGGAGGTCTATAAATAGAACTTAATTCTTCTTTCTTTATATCTCGTTTTACTCTTTTCTCGCACAGAAATGGCAAAAATTGATAAAAAAAATTGAAATGGGAGATGTAACAAAGCGCTTCTTTTTCATGGAGTTCAAAAGCCAGATGAGAGTATGAAGCGCTTTTCTGATTTGTGTTCGCTTGTTATTGGGTGTATAGATAATATCTACTGAAAAAAATCACCTGTAACGAATCATTAAGTTAGATTCTACGGTTTAATAATTGAAAATAAATCAAAGATAAACAGCTTCTGTGCAATACAAAGCTTGAAAGCTGAAATCAGTCAAAAATTAAATAAGAACCAACAAAATGAACGGTCTAAAAAAATTTTTCAAACTACATTTCGATCAAAATATTATCGTCTTTCACCCCAGAGCTATTGGAGGATTAAGCAGAGGCGGAAAGGATATCGAAAGGTTCAGAGGCTCACACACCGAAAAACCTCCTTCTAAAAAAGGGTAAAGCCCATATAGTCTTTTATTCGGAAAAGGAACTCTTCCCGGGTTAAATATCCCATAAACTGTATTTTCTTGGGATTTCGATTGATCCCAATAGGATGGTAGTTATTTAATTCTTGAAATGGCAGTAGCCGGCTCCGACTATTTATTATATCGACTGACCAGGTTGTAAATGGTTAAGTATGATATCGAACAAACCCTTCGATCGCCTCATACTCGGCCAGTCCCAGATCGTCGTAAATTTTTGCGGTTTCCCGGTTGCGGTCTTCAGAGCGCTGCCAGAACTCCCGAGTGTCTGTTCCCGGAAATAGAGGGCGATCCTTCTGAGACTGATGCTTAAAAATTGCCCGGCGCTTTCGCTTCAACTCGATTGGACTGAGCGGTACAGCCATCTCAATTTCGTTGACATCCCACTCTTGCCACGCTCCACGGTACATCCACACAAAGCAATCCTCGATCCATTTATCCTCTTTGCAGACTTCGAGTGCTTCAAAAACTGCTTTCAGACAAACCCGGTGTGTTCCGTGCGGATCAGACAGATCACCGGCCACATAAACCTGATGAGGCTTGATCTCGCGAAGCAGTTCAACGGTTAAATCGATATCCTCCTGCCCGAGAGGTTTTTTCTTCACACGACCGGTTTCGTAGAAGGGAAGATTCATAAAGTGCATATTCTCATCCGGTACGCCACAATACCGGCCGGCCGCTTTCGCTTCGCCCTTTCGTATCAGACCTTTGATGGTTTTAATCTCAGGTGAGTCCACTTCACCCGGATTCTTCTGTTTCAGGAAGTCGTTGATTTTATTCAGAAGAGCGTCCGCTTTTTCATCCTTCATTCCAAAAATGTCTGCGTAGTCGGTTACAAAATCGGCAAATCGAACAGCCTCATCATCAAACACAGCAATATTACCTGATGTTTGATAGGCTACATGAACATCATGGCCGTGATCTACCAGCCGGATCAGTGTTCCGCCCATCGAGATCACATCATCATCGGGATGCGGACTAAAAATCAGGCAGCGTTTAGGGAACGGTTCAGCACGTTCGGGACGATATTTATCATCCTCTTTCGGTTTACCGCCGGGCCACCCGGTGATGGTATGCTGAAGCTCATTAAATATTTTGATATTGATATTGTAAGCCGGACCTTTTTTGGTGATCAGATCGGCCATACCGTGCTCATTGTAATCTTCATCTGTTAATTTAAGCACCGGTTTATCGAGCTTTCTGCAGAGCCAAACGACGGCTTTACGGATCAATATATCGTCCCAATCACATTTTGAAAGAAGCCAGGGTGTTTTGAAGCGGGTTAGCTGTTCGGCCGCAGCTTCATCTAAAATTACTGCGGCGTTAGGATGTTCCTGAAGATAGGTAGCAGGGACTGTTTCTGTGATTTCTCCTTCTACAGCTTCACGAATGATGGGCGCTTTACCTTCGCCCCAGGCCATCAGAAAAATTCGTTTGGCTTTGAGGATCGTACCGACGCCCATTGTGATTGCTCTCCGCGGAACGTACTCTTCACCAAAAAAGCTGCTGGCAGCATCTGTTCGTGTTACTTTGTCGAGGGTGATAAGCCGGGTTTTGGAATCCTTGCGGGAACCAGGTTCGTTAAAGCCAATATGGCCGGTTTTTCCGATTCCCAATATCTGAATATCAATCCCGCCGGCACTCTTTATTTTCTTTTCGTACTGCTGGCAATACTGTTCCACTTTCTCCTCATCCAGGGTCCCGTCAGGAATGTGAATCTGATCTTTCGGGATGTTGATATGATCAAACAGGTGTTCGTGCATAAATCGAACATAGCTCTGAAGAGAATCGGGCTCTATTGGGAAGTACTCATCCAGATTGAATGTTACTACATTTTGAAAGCTCAGCTCTTCTTCCCGGTGCAATCGAACCAACTCTTCATAAACTTTTACCGGAGTAGAGCCGGTGGCAAGTCCTAAAACACACGGCTCACCTTTTTTTGCTTTATTTCGAATGGTTTCGGCAATTTCCTGAGCCACGGCAAGTGAAGCAGTCTGGCTGTCATCAAAGATGGCTGTTGGAATTTTTTCGAGAAGTCTGAGTCGTTCATCTACAGAGCTTACACGTTCCGAGATTGTGGATTTCATAAATGAGACAGGAGGTTGAATTTTGTAAGTTCATTGAACGCATAAATAT
This is a stretch of genomic DNA from Rhodohalobacter barkolensis. It encodes these proteins:
- the nagB gene encoding glucosamine-6-phosphate deaminase codes for the protein MKSTISERVSSVDERLRLLEKIPTAIFDDSQTASLAVAQEIAETIRNKAKKGEPCVLGLATGSTPVKVYEELVRLHREEELSFQNVVTFNLDEYFPIEPDSLQSYVRFMHEHLFDHINIPKDQIHIPDGTLDEEKVEQYCQQYEKKIKSAGGIDIQILGIGKTGHIGFNEPGSRKDSKTRLITLDKVTRTDAASSFFGEEYVPRRAITMGVGTILKAKRIFLMAWGEGKAPIIREAVEGEITETVPATYLQEHPNAAVILDEAAAEQLTRFKTPWLLSKCDWDDILIRKAVVWLCRKLDKPVLKLTDEDYNEHGMADLITKKGPAYNINIKIFNELQHTITGWPGGKPKEDDKYRPERAEPFPKRCLIFSPHPDDDVISMGGTLIRLVDHGHDVHVAYQTSGNIAVFDDEAVRFADFVTDYADIFGMKDEKADALLNKINDFLKQKNPGEVDSPEIKTIKGLIRKGEAKAAGRYCGVPDENMHFMNLPFYETGRVKKKPLGQEDIDLTVELLREIKPHQVYVAGDLSDPHGTHRVCLKAVFEALEVCKEDKWIEDCFVWMYRGAWQEWDVNEIEMAVPLSPIELKRKRRAIFKHQSQKDRPLFPGTDTREFWQRSEDRNRETAKIYDDLGLAEYEAIEGFVRYHT
- a CDS encoding zinc-dependent metalloprotease — its product is MTAQPTIKSLLIYSILILFTGIACQTTGQTTSSESSPSSSQAIPANAEVDEGLFNVYQSGDKIYYAIPEEMLGRDMAIMSRIAKTAEGLGWGGDRLAGQQVVQWDRRGDKILLRGVSYSNTADENQPIYEAVQNSNFPPIIESFDILETRNGSVVIDVSDLYLEDSRIFGLQNRHRQQYTVRGLDRDRSFMEFVKSFPENIEVRTVLTYNAENPPSQQRTGSISIEVNHSMILLPEEPMRPRLYDERVAMISISQTDYGDDAQFSKTKRFVTRFRLEPVDEDAYLRGELVEPKDPIVFYIDPATPEQWRPYFKEGIEEWNVAFEEAGFKNAIRAEMAPVDDPDFSMLDARYSVIRYVSSPVHSANAGPDVIDPRSGETIRAHMNMYHNVQKRLHWWSLSQTGPRNPEVQQPHLSTEEMGQYLQYVVSHELAHALGYPHNQRGNTAYSIEDLRDPEFTNEKGNSSSVVGRTRFNYVAQPEDGDVRVHRSVGEYDVWAIKWAYSYLPQFDTPEDEKELLNEWVLERADDPAMQFGYGYGDFDPTQTTESIGDDWVRASELGMRNLHRVIPNLLDWMGEEGETYDEVRMRYMQMFVHWGRMTERVIAAIGGSREEHKRFGQEGPVYSDIPKEDQKRSMEFLDEHLFATPEWLLDQELLRTFEYVGTVERIRWYQVTGLNALLSPHRMERLVEQHAMNGDDAYGPAEMLDDLRQSIWKELDGSDPVDTYRRNLQRAYLDRMEYLLKEASAEAGNPPADYRPDVGMENLRTDFHIQQSDIRPLVMEQLNELKSDVERNLNSTSDRYTRTHFEYVVKRIDEMI
- the pruA gene encoding L-glutamate gamma-semialdehyde dehydrogenase, with protein sequence MSNAYFNFQEPINEPYLQYAPGSAERKVLKERLKELKQEEIEIPAIINGKEVKTDRTQDVTMPHNHSHKLGTVHLCGEKEVKMAVDGALEAQKEWANMPWQERVAIFQRAADIITGPERFTMNATTMLAQSKTPQQSEIEAVGELADFLRFNAWYLTKIYKDQPYSPDGMWNRVEYRPLEGFIFAVSPFNFTAIAGNLPSAPAMCGNVAIWKPSVESVYSSYYVMKVLQEAGLPDGVIQFLPGEGADVGEPVLANENLSGLHFTGSEPTFNHLWKTIGNNVDKYKTYPRIVGETGGKDFIFAHKTADVDRLVIAAIRGAFEYQGQKCSAASRMYVPQSFWPEYREKLLAEVKKIKVGDVEDFSNFMGAVISRKAFDKISGYIDYAKEADDAEIIAGGEYDDSKGYFIQPTVILTTNPKFKTMQEEIFGPVLTIYVYEDDKFEETLDLCNSTSPYALTGAIWAKDRYALNIMADKLRQAAGNFYINDKPTAAVVNQQPFGGARRSGTNDKAGSMVNLYKWLSMRSMKETYQAPLDWTYPYMGDE